In Rhodamnia argentea isolate NSW1041297 chromosome 1, ASM2092103v1, whole genome shotgun sequence, the genomic window TCAATTTGGATTCCAGTTCAGCACAAGAGTGGATGCCAATTACTTGCCCTGGCAAAAGCAAGAACCGAAAAAAATAAGCAGCAAGAACCATTTCAATGTTAAGACCAAGAAAATTGATTGGAGGAATCATCATGATCATTTTGCTCATGAGGACAGAAATTTTGGGGAACTACTCTGATAAGTGTAGCTTtgagaaagataaagaaaaaacagCAAACTCCAACCGACTGTTGAGTACGGCTCATGACAAAATATAGATGCTGGGAAAAAACACTAGAATATGtgtgaataaaaaataaaaaacaagaagaaaatccaGTCTCAAGTTTTAGTTGGCAATTAAATCCTTCTAATTGGAGTCCTAATAAGCAATAAATAACTAAGGATTCAAGTGATAAATTacacacaaaacaaaacaatgaaCTCACCATCCTTGAGAGCGGTCAAAGCATCCGACTCCTGCACAGGTGAAAAACGATCCCAAATTCCAGATAAGAGCAAAGGTCAAGGTTATGCAACTCTAGAGGATGCAGAAGGGACTTGAGTATTCACTTTCAACTCAAATGACAGGCGCATGACTCAAATCAAACCcccttccaaccaaaaaaacaaaatcaaacccCGAAATGCGCAAAGAGACTCAGCAAGGGGCATGGAAAAGCAAACAGTTCCACTTGCTTTTGCACCCCGACAGCAAGGAGTTCATGATGCCAACATGGCTATTGCGCATGGACCACAAGCAAAGTACTGTACGACATGAGGAGACGAAGCTTTGGATTGAGTTATGGTTTCTACTAAGAATCAATTAACAAGGCATCTGAAAGATTATGTGAATttgaaatcccaaaaaaaaaatgagaatgtaTCAAGTCATCTCACTTCAGCAGTGCGCTGGCACCGCCGCTCACGTTCAGCCTTTTTTCGCTCCTTCTCTTTGAGCAAGCGTTCATACTTTCTGCGATGCTCCTCTATTTTGTGGGCATTGGGTTCAACCTGCAAAAGCATATGGAATCTTAAACATAGATCCCTCAGCAGCTCAAGCATCCCAACTCCAGGGGAGTCGGAGTGTACAGTACCTTCTTGAGCATCATGCTAATTTCCTCATCGTGATCTAATTTTGAAGCTACATGCAGATCACCAGCTGCTGCCTCCCACTTACCCAGCATGGCCCTTGCCATCCCTCGTGCTTTGTATCCTTTAGCTGAGTCAGGGTTAATCTATGAAAAAGATAGAGGAGCTTCATCACTCCAATTCAGACACATAAGAAACATCCACATGTCACAATTATCCACTATGCCAATGCAATCCTAAGCAGTAAAGCCGAGCTGACAACAAGCTATGAACACCCACCTGTAAAGCTGCCTCTGCATCCCGAATAGCAGCATTTGGCTTCTTCAATTTGACAAAGACACTAGCtggatggaaaaaagaaaattgctaaGGTGTAGCCACCAAGTCACATGTACACTGAGACTGCACTGTTCATTATAAATGCATGGTAATAGATGTTACCTCTAGTCGCATAGAGTATCGCTGAACATGGATTCAACATGATTGCCTCTGTTAGGTGATCTATGGCTTCATCCAGCTTACCTAGGAAGTATAAGCAATTTAAACAGACAGACCATTTTCCAGCAAGAGCAGTTGATGAATGTTAAGTTAAAAAGCCCAAATGGTATCAGCATAAATATCATGCCTTCTGACATTGCATCCAcagcttttaatttttccatttgtgCAGCCTCCTGCTTTTCTTCTGTAACTTCAACAGAAGGGTTTCCCATCTGTAATTAGAAAATCTGCACATTCAATTTTCATCAAAGGAGAATCCTACAGCTACTTCTCCCGGAAATCTATTCCACCGCTCACCTTTTGTGGAGGATCATCATCAGGTGCCACGGTGTCAGATTCGTCTAATTCAACATCAGATTCAACAAAGACATCATCATCATAATCCATTTCGAAATCAGTTTTGTTTGCATCAAACCCAGAGCCTGACATGCCACGGTTCTCCTGTCACATCGAGAACTAGATTAGTTCAAGCATGAAGAGAAAGATTATGAATTCAATCACTCTTTCAAGTATATAAagccaaaaatcaagaaaattgccATGCAAATTCTTCGAGACACAGTATGAGTGGCTATATAAAAAGTGCTAATGCAAGTGATGAACCATctgacccaaaaataaaaaaaaagtgatgaacCATAAGCGGGTCAATGCATGCATTAGACCAGGTTGGAATTTCAATTACATGAGGGACATTTTTATCAGCTTGCCCTACCCTATGATCTATCTAAAGAGTTTGCCGGTTCAGATTTTTGTTTATTAATGGCAGGTGTCTAAGTAGAAACATGGATTATTTTGTCACAAAAACTTATGACTTCTTCCGAAAACTATGACCATTAAATCCAAAAGAACATAACTTTGTGGTTGCTCCCTTCTCCAATCTCGTGGTTTCTCCCAAGCTTTCTTTACTTTTGCTAAACCTCGACCAGATTCTCAACGCCAATCTTATGAATCCAAAGTAACTTTCATAATGGTATGCTCCAGTAATATCGTATGGTTTCTGTAGAGTCTCTGTATTGTCAAATACTTTTCCCTTTCTTGAGATTGGAAAACTACGTGCAATCTGTCTTTAGGCATCTTAATTATGTAAtgcctttcttttgctttccc contains:
- the LOC115748702 gene encoding TPR repeat-containing thioredoxin TDX isoform X1; amino-acid sequence: MESEKIDELRHFIHQCRSDPSILHDPSLAFFKSYLQSLGARIPPATKSENRGMSGSGFDANKTDFEMDYDDDVFVESDVELDESDTVAPDDDPPQKMGNPSVEVTEEKQEAAQMEKLKAVDAMSEGKLDEAIDHLTEAIMLNPCSAILYATRASVFVKLKKPNAAIRDAEAALQINPDSAKGYKARGMARAMLGKWEAAAGDLHVASKLDHDEEISMMLKKVEPNAHKIEEHRRKYERLLKEKERKKAERERRCQRTAEESDALTALKDGQVIGIHSCAELESKLNAASRTSRLAILYFTATWCGPCRFISPLFTSLAAKYPKVVFLKVDIDEARDVAASWNISSVPAFFFVRDGKEVDKLVGADKGALERKIAQHGG
- the LOC115748702 gene encoding TPR repeat-containing thioredoxin TDX isoform X2, with translation MFSSGRDCFKNVACFVCSLGARIPPATKSENRGMSGSGFDANKTDFEMDYDDDVFVESDVELDESDTVAPDDDPPQKMGNPSVEVTEEKQEAAQMEKLKAVDAMSEGKLDEAIDHLTEAIMLNPCSAILYATRASVFVKLKKPNAAIRDAEAALQINPDSAKGYKARGMARAMLGKWEAAAGDLHVASKLDHDEEISMMLKKVEPNAHKIEEHRRKYERLLKEKERKKAERERRCQRTAEESDALTALKDGQVIGIHSCAELESKLNAASRTSRLAILYFTATWCGPCRFISPLFTSLAAKYPKVVFLKVDIDEARDVAASWNISSVPAFFFVRDGKEVDKLVGADKGALERKIAQHGG